The Akkermansia sp. N21116 genome includes a region encoding these proteins:
- a CDS encoding MalY/PatB family protein, translating to MKYNFDEIITRRGTNSYKWDTPSDSDILPMWVADMDFRTAPSVIEALRERVDHGIFGYTKVPQEYYDAIVDWFDRRHGLRILREWIIYTTGVVPALSAIIKALAAPGDKVLVQTPVYNCFFSSIHNNQCVMVDSPLLYRNGRYSIDFDHLEQKASDPAVKLMLLCNPHNPAGRVWSREELGKIARICLKNDVFLVSDEIHCELVCPGFRYTPVASLSEEIRMHSVTCISPSKAFNLAGIQIANIVAADENIRKKIDRAININEVCDVNAFAVNALIAAYTEGEEWLEELGNYLYGNYETLKEFFRLQLPQFSVLPLEGTYLVWIDCSASGRTGDFIARTLLERERLMVNAGSMYGEAGTNFIRLNIACPRRILLRGLDKIRKVLIGAS from the coding sequence AACTTCGATGAAATCATTACGCGCCGCGGAACCAATTCCTACAAGTGGGATACTCCGTCCGATTCGGATATCCTCCCCATGTGGGTGGCCGATATGGATTTTCGCACGGCTCCTTCCGTGATTGAAGCGTTGCGCGAAAGAGTGGACCATGGCATCTTCGGTTACACGAAGGTTCCCCAGGAATATTACGATGCGATCGTCGACTGGTTTGACCGTCGCCACGGTTTGCGGATCCTCCGTGAATGGATTATCTATACGACGGGCGTAGTTCCGGCTCTCTCAGCCATCATCAAAGCGCTGGCCGCCCCTGGAGACAAGGTTCTCGTTCAAACTCCCGTCTATAATTGTTTTTTCTCATCTATCCATAATAATCAATGTGTTATGGTTGATAGTCCCCTTCTTTATCGAAACGGGAGATATTCGATTGATTTTGACCATCTGGAACAAAAGGCATCCGATCCTGCGGTTAAACTCATGCTTTTGTGCAACCCGCACAACCCGGCCGGGCGTGTGTGGAGTCGGGAAGAACTTGGGAAAATTGCCCGGATTTGTTTGAAAAACGATGTCTTTCTTGTGTCTGATGAAATCCACTGCGAACTGGTATGCCCGGGATTCCGGTATACTCCGGTTGCCTCTCTATCCGAAGAGATACGGATGCATTCGGTTACATGCATTTCTCCCAGCAAAGCGTTCAACCTTGCCGGTATCCAGATCGCCAATATTGTCGCAGCCGATGAAAATATCCGGAAGAAAATCGACAGGGCCATTAATATCAATGAGGTTTGCGACGTCAATGCCTTTGCTGTCAATGCATTGATTGCTGCGTACACCGAAGGGGAAGAATGGCTGGAAGAACTGGGAAATTATTTGTACGGCAACTACGAAACGTTAAAAGAATTCTTCCGTCTCCAGCTTCCACAGTTTTCCGTTCTGCCTCTGGAAGGAACCTATCTTGTGTGGATTGACTGCTCCGCGTCAGGTCGGACGGGAGACTTCATAGCACGGACACTATTAGAAAGGGAAAGGCTCATGGTGAATGCCGGGAGTATGTACGGAGAGGCCGGTACGAACTTCATCAGGCTCAATATAGCCTGTCCCCGGCGGATCCTGTTGAGAGGATTGGACAAAATACGCAAGGTCTTGATCGGTGCATCGTGA